One window of Fusarium keratoplasticum isolate Fu6.1 chromosome 2, whole genome shotgun sequence genomic DNA carries:
- a CDS encoding Lactamase-B domain-containing protein, whose translation MPRLLRPPTRQLWHQLQQTNTAAVQQQQTYSYSTSSSVASTTMASVANSASAKLTSTESGSQDASAPKTTISTTSIVSKIPGRSTIPAEAASNPHHEIKRGTVVGFKNPYPSWSGAPGFGTMLRRVVWPSITGDLKMPDTSPPTVPVVKPQWLPDRDSSDKLRATWLGHACYYVEFPSGLRVLFDPVFEDRCSPFTFMGPKRYTPRPCDIKDIPIVDAVVISHSHYDHLSHSSILEVQKHHPEAQFFVGLGLETWFRKTGIHHVTELDWWEDADLSVTVRDGDHTREMTARISCLPCQHTSARTLWDKDTTLWCSWAVRADEKSVWFGGDTGYRAVPAIPAGIDDYGADYEALPRCPQFKQIGELRGPFDLGLIPIGAYYPRVAFSAMHANPYDSVEIFCDTKCTRAMGIHWGTWALTMEEVLEPPKMLKEALRKKNIPEVGVFDICDIGESREF comes from the exons ATGCCGCGCCTGCTCCGTCCACCGACCCGTCAACTCTggcatcaacttcaacagACAAATACAGCAGCCgtacagcagcagcagaccTACTCGTACTCTACCAGCTCATCGGTAGCTTCGACCACCATGGCTTCCGTCGCCAACTCAGCTTCCGCCAAGCTCACCTCCACCGAGTCCGGCTCCCAGGACGCGTCCGCTCCCAAGACCACCATCTCTACTACCTCGATCGTCTCCAAGATCCCCGGCCGGTCTACCATTCCTGCAGAAGCCGCCTCGAACCCCCATCATGAGATCAAGCGCGGTACTGTAGTAGGATTCAAGAACCCTTATCCTTCATGGAGTGGTGCCCCAGGTTTCGGCACCATGCTCCGACGGGTCGTCTG GCCTTCCATCACCGGCGATCTCAAGATGCCCGATACCAGCCCTCCTACCGTTCCCGTCGTCAAGCCCCAATGGCTCCCTGATCGTGATAGCTCCGACAAGCTTCGCGCAACCTGGCTAGGCCATGCCTGCTACTACGTCGAGTTCCCCTCAGGTCTGCGGGTGCTCTTCGATCCCGTCTTCGAGGACCGCTGCTCTCCCTTTACCTTCATGGGCCCCAAGCGATACACCCCACGACCCTGCGATATCAAGGACATCCCCATCGTCGATGCCGTTGTTATCAGCCACTCTCATTACGACCACCTTTCCCACTCCTCCATTCTCGAGGTCCAGAAGCACCACCCAGAAGCCCAGTTCTttgtcggcctcggcctggaGACGTGGTTCCGCAAGACGGGCATCCACCACGTTACTGAGCTCGACTGGTGGGAGGATGCCGATCTCAGCGTGACCGTTCGAGACGGCGACCATACCCGCGAGATGACAGCCCGCATCTCGTGCCTGCCCTGCCAGCACACATCAGCTCGTACCCTCTGGGATAAGGACACGACCCTCTGGTGCTCATGGGCTGTTCGCGCCGACGAAAAGTCGGTCTGGTTCGGTGGCGACACTGGATACCGTGCTGTTCCAGCCATCCCTGCCGGAATCGACGACTACGGTGCCGACTACGAGGCTCTCCCCAGGTGCCCACAGTTCAAGCAGATTGGCGAGCTCCGCGGACCTTTCGATCTCGGCTTGATCCCCATTGGCGCATACTACCCTCGAGTGGCCTTCTCGGCTATGCACGCCAACCCGTACGACTCGGTCGAGATCTTTTGCGACACAAAGTGCACCCGCGCCATGGGCATCCACTGGGGCACGTGGGCGCTGACCATGGAGGAGGTGCTCGAGCCGCCCAAGATGCTCAAGGAGGCGTTGCGCAAGAAGAATATCCCCGAGGTTGGTGTCTTTGACATTTGCGACATTGGTGAGAGCAGAGAGTTTTAA
- a CDS encoding Peroxisomal membrane protein PEX14 produces the protein MAIREDLVASAAQFLQDPSVASSSVENRISFLRSKNLTQEEIDVALARTGGNAPPTPTPSYAGAPAGPPPPQQYYPPYPQHAWQPPPPPRRDWRDWFIMATVVSGVSYGVYSLGKRYIYPLVAPPTPEKLEQDKKSIEEQFDRAFTLVEQLAKDTESLKTAEKERTEKLDAAIADLETVMTDLKAANRRREDDANRIRDEVQSLKDAIPKALENQKGLTDGRLREINTELTSLKTLVSQRMSSSASTPTSSSFLRGASGSVSGAASGVGSTSTPAASSSAPKTNGEQTGAESSTTTPAAEVPKPSFPSTTFSSAPLVNRSSSPLANMTGKKAIPAWQMAMANQNDTSSTQVKADEPKEAAASSSSS, from the exons ATGGCTATTCGCGAAGACCTCGTGGCCTCTGCG GCGCAAT TCCTGCAGGATCCTAGCGTCGCATCGTCTTCCGTCGAGAACCGCATCTCGTTCCTGCGAAGCAAGAACCTGACCCAGGAGGAAATCGATGTCGCCCTGGCCCGAACAGGAGGCAATGCGCCGCCTACACCGACACCTTCATATGCCGGTGCCCCCGccggtcctcctcctcctcagcaatACTACCCGCCCTATCCACAGCATGCCTGGCAGCCGCCACCTCCCCCAAGAAGGGACTGGAGGGACTGGTTCATCATGGCGACTGTAGTTAGCGGAGTTTCCTACGGAGTGTACTCTCTGGGCAAG CGCTACATTTACCCCCTGGTGGCCCCCCCGACACCGGAGAAGCTCGAGCAAGATAAGAAATCGATCGAAGAACAGTTTGACCGAGCTTTTACTCTTGTTGAGCAGCTCGCGAAGGACACCGAAAGCCTTAAAACGGCTGAAAAAGAGCGAACAGAAAAGTTGGATGCTGCGATTGCGGATCTTGAGACCGTCATGACAGACCTCAAGGCGGCCAATCGACGACGGGAGGACGACGCGAACCGAATCCGAGATGAGGTCCAGTCCCTCAAGGACGCGATCCCCAAGGCGCTCGAGAACCAGAAGGGGCTGACCGATGGCCGACTGCGCGAGATCAACACTGAGCTTACCAGCCTCAAGACGCTGGTCTCGCAGCGCATGTCCAGCAGCGCTTCGACTCCtacaagctcaagcttcttgcgAGGTGCCAGCGGTAGTGTCAGTGGTGCTGCCAGCGGCGTCGGCAGCACGAGCACCCCGGCGGCTTCTAGCTCGGCCCCCAAGACCAACGGAGAACAGACCGGAGCCGAGTCCAGCACGACTACTCCCGCTGCTGAGGTTCCCAAGCCTTCCTTCCCCTCGACTACCTTTTCCTCGGCTCCCCTGGTCAACCGATCCTCGTCGCCTCTTGCCAACATGACTGGCAAGAAGGCCATCCCTGCCTGGcagatggccatggccaaccAGAACGACACCTCGTCGACTCAGGTCAAGGCGGACGAGCCCAAGGAGGCGGCTGCtagcagctccagctcttAG
- a CDS encoding Abhydrolase-3 domain-containing protein, with the protein MNSETIETIRAVIPLLPLILRHSLLHILRISDTAKYLDLHSSLVVACLRELLVPPNPHSISSTQKLTLRDPGIRGHIWVSKYASPRPPETSIRDTLISALERLAGTTTCRVPVPDLVDVEAEWTGHRGGVARGAPLPDVSERERYHGMMRECRRPTTVLYLHGGAYYLCDPSTHRPTTKKLAELTGGRCYSVRYRLAPQHPFPAALLDALVSYFTLLYPPPDAYHDPVQPEHIVIAGDSAGGNLALSLLQLILELRQQDSRILWHGELREVPMPAGIAVNSPWVDVTQSSPTWEMATPTPYDYLPKPETMDKLDIPPCDAWPSNPPRRNMYVADDLAAHPLASLVMARSWKGAPPVYICTGWEILAYEDKYLARKLEADGVRVVFEEYEAMPHCFALLLRDVPATRRCYDGWAAFIRAAVEDPAAIETRAMTVKARTLEEVPLRFEELSDVSEKEIQERVLQKAGLEERLLEAPIAKL; encoded by the exons ATGAACTCAGAAACCATCGAGACCATTCGGGCGGTCATCCCCTTACTCCCTCTCATCCTCCGTCACTCTCTCCTCCACATCCTGCGCATCTCAGATACGGCCAAGTATCTCGACCTTCATAGCTCCCTCGTGGTCGCCTGCCTCCGCGAGCTGCTCGTCCCCCCAAACCCCCACAGCATCTCTTCCACGCAGAAGCTCACTCTTCGAGACCCCGGAATAAGGGGCCACATATGGGTCAGCAAGTATGCcagcccaaggccaccaGAGACTTCCATCCGCGACACCCTCATCAGCGCCCTCGAGCGCCTCGCGGGAACCACCACATGCCGGGTCCCGGTGCCCGACCTGGTcgacgtcgaggccgagtGGACCGGCCACCGGGGCGGTGTGGCCCGCGGCGCTCCGCTGCCTGACGTGTCGGAGCGGGAGCGGTACCACGGCATGATGCGCGAGTGCCGCCGTCCGACGACGGTCCTGTACTTGCACGGCGGCGCCTACTACCTCTGCGACCCCTCGACGCACCGCCCCAcgaccaagaagctggccgagctGACGGGTGGTCGGTGCTACTCGGTGCGCTATCGCCTCGCACCGCAGCATCCATTCCCTGCTGCGTTGCTTGATGCGTTGGTGTCTTATTTCACGCTGCTGTACCCTCCTCCGGATGCGTACCACGACCCTGTGCAGCCGGAGCACATTGTGATTGCCGGTGATAG TGCTGGCGGCAATCTTGCGCTCTCGCTGCTCCAACTTATTCTTGAGCTTCGTCAGCAAGACTCTCGGATTCTATGGCACGGCGAGCTGCGTGAGGTCCCCATGCCAGCTGGCATTGCAGTGAACTCTCCCTGGGTAGACGTCACACAGAGCTCGCCGACATGGGAGATGGCCACGCCGACGCCGTACGACTACCTCCCCAAGCCCGAGACTATGGACAAACTAGACATTCCGCCATGCGATGCCTGGCCCTCAAATCCTCCTCGGCGCAACATGTACGTCGCCGATGACCTAGCAGCTCACCCACTAGCATCACTCGTTATGGCTCGCAGCTGGAAGGGCGCGCCGCCCGTCTATATCTGCACAGGATGGGAGATCCTCGCCTACGAAGACAAGTACCTCGCGcgcaagctcgaggctgatggCGTGCGGGTCGTGTTTGAGGAGTACGAGGCCATGCCGCACTGCTtcgcgctgctgctgcgcgACGTACCCGCCACGCGCCGGTGCTACGACGGCTGGGCGGCTTTCATCCGCGCCGCTGTAGAAGACCCCGCGGCGATCGAGACCAGAGCTATGACAGTCAAGGCGAGAACTCTGGAGGAGGTTCCATTGCGGTTTGAAGAGCTCAGCGATGTGTCAGAGAAAGAGATACAAGAGAGGGTGCTGCAAAAGGCAGGGTTAGAGGAGAGGTTGCTAGAGGCGCCAATTGCGAAGTTATAG
- a CDS encoding Kinetochore protein NDC80, translating to MSQDTGLWSVRRPRETLGGISANSAIPQPGSTMKRSGSNSGANYPGSHVRSMSGSRQSLALPRPSQPLFKRSSSGTNLADLGLSSVKRSSFQPKPTFTPGATTTRASTDGDRRSSVYRPRQSTAAPMTHQSFFQATPQPAGVPRDPRPLKDRAFQARIGQEILEYMVNYNFEMEMKHVLSQNVLKSPTQKDFNYMFQWLYHRIDPSYRFQKSIDQEVPPLLKQMRYPFERSITKSQISAVGGQNWSTFLGLLHWMMQLAQMLDGYANCSYDEACMESGVDVSGDRIIFDFLSNGYRDWLAMDDDMGDEEAERVLAPHVQSMAAAFERSNSKYTSQLEMLEAENARLLKEIEDLEKSTPDPAVLDNHFKIMEEDKIKFEEYNALAMQRSEKYESRSQVLQEELDKLLEELQEAEDERRGLQKAVDAQGISMQDIDRMTAERERLQKGIESAGQRLEEVKKKVSEKEIDASRKLDELERMVDRYNTVAYQIALIPSTAANAKGEEFELQVMVNDSSDLTSSNFKGSTGAASSDRLLADHATGYQPGHILNLDLRGKIRKSFLSLRKEISERRSAAMDEMMKDHDLLDGIKEAIEDRRSAVEALNHRVRAAEEEYEKTKEITTAQKLASDAQIEKMEKELSRMRAGLSDSVQVLEQREINTTIEYEQLVLRANALREELHTEIDRMLNDVIKFKIHVQKNLDDYEGFVADELEKELGSEEMGEDTRQVDM from the exons ATGTCCCAAGATACGGGCCTGTGGAGTGTCAGAAGACCCAGAGAG ACCCTTGGAGGTATCAGCGCAAACAGCGCCATTCCACAGCCTGGTTCGACTATGAAGCGATCCGGCTCCAACAGTGGCGCCAATTACCCGGGCAGTCATGTCCGGTCCATGTCGGGATCTAGGCAATCCCTCGCCCTGCCGCGCCCAAGTCAACCTCTTTTCAAGCGTTCGTCGTCCGGAACCAACCTCGCCGACCTTGGTCTGTCCTCAGTCAAACGTTCCTCGTTCCAACCGAAGCCGACTTTTACCCCCggagcgacgacgacgcgaGCCTCTACCGATGGCGACCGACGTAGCAGCGTATACCGGCCTCGCCAGTCGACGGCGGCTCCCATGACCCACCAGAGCTTCTTCCAGGCTACTCCCCAACCTGCCGGTGTTCCCCGCGACCCCCGACCTCTGAAGGATCGCGCCTTTCAGGCTCGCATTGGACAAGAGATTCTGGAGTATATGGTGAACTACAAtttcgagatggagatgaagcatGTGCTTTCGCAGAATGTCCTAAAGTCGCCAACGCAGAAGGACTTCAACTACATGTTCCAATGGCTCTACCACCGCATCGACCCCAGCTACAGATTCCAAAAGAGCATCGACCAGGAAGTGCCACCTCTCCTGAAGCAGATGAGGTACCCTTTTGAGAgaagcatcaccaagagccAGATCTCTGCCGTGGGAGGACAAAACTGGAGCACatttcttggccttcttcactGGATGATGCAGTTGGCCCAGATGCTGGATGGCTACGCAAACTGCAGCTACGATGAAGCTTGTATGGAGAGCGGGGTCGACGTTAGCGGCGACCgcatcatctttgactttCTCAGCAACGGATACCGGGACTGGCTGGCCATGGACGATGATATgggtgacgaggaggcgGAACGGGTTTTGGCACCTCATGTGCAGTCCATGGCCGCCGCATTTGAGCGGTCAAACTCGAAGTACACGTCACAACTTGAGATGCTCGAGGCGGAAAACGCGCGATtgttgaaggagattgaAGACCTAGAAAAGTCGACACCCGATCCAGCAGTCCTGGACAACCACTTCAAGATcatggaggaggacaagatcaagtttGAGGAGTACAATGCGCTGGCCATGCAACGGTCAGAGAAGTACGAGAGCCGATCACAGGTTCTacaggaggagctcgacaaactgctggaggagctccAAGAGGCTGAAGACGAGCGACGTGGTCTGCAAAAGGCTGTCGACGCTCAGGGGATCAGCATGCAGGATATTGACCGCATGACTGCGGAGCGAGAGCGGCTGCAAAAAGGCATCGAGTCAGCAGGCCAGCGACTAGAGgaagtgaagaagaaggtgtcggagaaggagattgacgCAAGCCGGAAGCTAGACGAGCTCGAACGGATGGTCGATCGGTACAACACCGTTGCATACCAGATCGCCTTGATCCCATCGACAGCAGCCAATGCCAAGGGAGAAGAGTTTGAACTTCAGGTTATGGTCAATGACAGCTCGGACCTCACGTCTTCCAACTTCAAGGGGTCTACAGGGGCGGCTTCGTCAGACCGGCTGCTGGCTGACCACGCGACTGGATACCAACCAGGACACATTCTTAACCTAGACCTACGAGGCAAGATCCGcaagagcttcttgtcgctgCGCAAGGAGATTTCAGAGCGTCGAAGTGCCGCAatggacgagatgatgaaaGACCACGACTTGCTGGATGGAATCAAGGAAGCCATTGAAGACAGGCGAAGCGCTGTGGAAGCACTCAACCACCGCGTACGCGCAGCAGAGGAGGAGTatgagaagaccaaggagatTACAACAGCGCAGAAGCTGGCGTCTGATGCGCAaatcgagaagatggagaaggagttgTCACGCATGCGAGCTGGTCTGTCCGATTCGGTGCAGGTTCTGGAGCAGCGCGAGATCAACACAACAATTGA ATACGAGCAGCTTGTACTCCGGGCCAACGCACTCCGTGAGGAGCTGCACACCGAGATTGATCGGATGCTCAACGACgtcatcaagttcaagatTCACGTTCAAAAGAACCTAGATGACTACGAAGGCTTCGTAGCGGACGAGCTAGAAAAGGAGCTCGGCAGCGAGGAAATGGGCGAGGACACTCGACAAGTCGATATGTGA